The Sporomusa termitida genome has a window encoding:
- a CDS encoding precorrin-8X methylmutase has protein sequence MEFIKDPLAIEKRSMEIIAPYLAGFDLDEQTTKVFSRIIHAAGDPDYANIIKVHPEAIAAGLQALKAGCDIYCDVEMVRTGINKRRLAELGGQAYCLVADPAVAAEAKAAGITRSMAAMRKFGAQLNGAIVAIGNAPTALFEVLKMVKEEKIKPALIIGVPVGFVGAAESKELLYTTTSVPFITVLGNKGGSPIAAASVNAVMYMLGR, from the coding sequence ATGGAATTCATAAAAGACCCGCTGGCCATTGAAAAACGCAGTATGGAGATTATTGCCCCTTATCTGGCAGGGTTTGACTTAGACGAACAAACCACTAAGGTTTTTTCACGTATTATTCATGCTGCCGGGGATCCGGACTATGCCAACATTATAAAAGTTCATCCTGAGGCTATAGCCGCCGGTTTGCAGGCCCTGAAGGCCGGTTGTGATATTTACTGTGACGTTGAAATGGTGCGTACCGGGATTAACAAACGCCGGCTGGCCGAACTGGGAGGGCAGGCCTACTGTCTGGTGGCTGATCCGGCGGTGGCTGCAGAGGCGAAAGCGGCGGGGATTACCCGGTCAATGGCCGCGATGCGTAAATTCGGCGCTCAGCTTAACGGGGCGATTGTGGCGATTGGCAATGCACCGACAGCCTTGTTTGAAGTGTTAAAAATGGTTAAAGAAGAGAAGATTAAACCGGCGCTGATCATTGGTGTGCCTGTTGGTTTTGTCGGCGCGGCGGAGTCCAAAGAGTTGCTGTATACCACCACGTCTGTCCCCTTTATCACTGTACTGGGCAACAAGGGGGGCAGTCCGATTGCGGCCGCTTCTGTCAATGCTGTTATGTACATGTTGGGCCGCTAG
- a CDS encoding cobyrinate a,c-diamide synthase — MGQVHIPRVVIAGVSSGAGKTTIVTGMLAALAGRGLKVQSYKVGPDYIDPGFHRLASGKSAHNLDTWLVPPDCLAEIFASTAAGNDIAVIEGVMGLYDGGRAGVSSTAAIAKMLNAPVVLVIDAKSMGESAAAIALGFKMYDPEVNLAGVIINRLGSETHRLMVCEALGKVGIPVIGAVFRNNELTMPERHLGLTPVTEHEAAAAVAEMGRQVARQVALDDLLALANATGPLPVRSLPPVKQPVIKARIGVARDKVFTFYYPSSLEILAAFGAEIIPFSPLTDSRLPAVDGIVLGGGFPEMFVKELSANSLMRNDILQAAGRGLPVYAECGGLMYLARQIIDFDGRAYDMAGVIPAVCQMQPKLETVGYVEATALNNSVLCETGETLRGHEFHFSRMLPDNAAGEFPWAFAFKKMRTGAVYHGGYAADNVVASYLHMHFAGNRQAAERFVEQCSRYRLRSQGGKKYGR, encoded by the coding sequence ATGGGCCAAGTGCATATTCCCCGGGTGGTTATTGCCGGGGTTAGCAGTGGTGCAGGCAAAACAACAATTGTTACCGGCATGCTGGCGGCTTTAGCCGGACGGGGCCTTAAGGTGCAGTCCTATAAAGTCGGCCCTGACTATATCGATCCGGGATTTCACCGGCTGGCCAGCGGCAAAAGCGCACATAACCTTGATACCTGGCTGGTGCCGCCGGACTGTCTGGCGGAGATCTTTGCCAGTACGGCGGCCGGTAATGATATTGCCGTTATCGAAGGCGTTATGGGGCTGTATGACGGCGGGCGCGCCGGTGTCAGCAGCACGGCGGCCATTGCTAAAATGCTGAATGCACCGGTGGTATTGGTTATTGATGCTAAATCAATGGGGGAAAGTGCTGCTGCTATTGCCTTAGGTTTTAAAATGTATGACCCGGAGGTTAATCTGGCTGGTGTGATTATTAACCGGCTGGGCTCGGAAACCCACCGGCTCATGGTCTGTGAGGCCCTTGGCAAAGTGGGCATTCCCGTCATTGGGGCCGTTTTTCGTAATAATGAACTGACCATGCCTGAGCGTCACCTGGGTCTTACACCGGTGACTGAACATGAGGCGGCTGCTGCTGTGGCGGAGATGGGCCGCCAGGTCGCCCGGCAAGTGGCGCTGGATGATCTGCTGGCCCTGGCTAATGCCACCGGCCCACTCCCGGTCCGCTCACTGCCACCGGTTAAACAGCCGGTAATTAAAGCCCGGATCGGTGTGGCCCGGGACAAGGTGTTTACCTTTTACTATCCCTCCAGTCTTGAAATCCTGGCGGCGTTTGGGGCAGAAATAATTCCCTTCAGCCCCCTTACAGACAGCCGCTTGCCGGCTGTGGACGGAATTGTGCTGGGGGGGGGATTTCCCGAAATGTTTGTCAAAGAATTGTCGGCCAACAGCCTGATGCGCAATGATATATTACAGGCGGCAGGGCGCGGCCTGCCTGTCTATGCCGAGTGCGGCGGCCTGATGTATCTGGCCCGGCAGATTATAGATTTTGACGGCCGCGCTTATGATATGGCCGGCGTGATTCCGGCCGTCTGCCAGATGCAGCCTAAGCTGGAAACAGTAGGCTATGTGGAAGCAACCGCCCTCAATAACAGTGTATTGTGTGAAACCGGGGAGACTTTGCGCGGCCACGAGTTTCATTTTTCCCGCATGCTGCCAGATAACGCTGCCGGGGAGTTTCCCTGGGCGTTTGCGTTTAAAAAAATGAGGACAGGGGCTGTCTATCATGGCGGCTATGCCGCCGATAACGTAGTAGCCTCCTATTTGCACATGCATTTTGCCGGCAACCGGCAGGCGGCCGAACGGTTTGTTGAACAGTGCTCGCGGTACCGCTTACGCAGTCAGGGAGGTAAGAAATATGGCCGGTAA
- the cobU gene encoding bifunctional adenosylcobinamide kinase/adenosylcobinamide-phosphate guanylyltransferase, which translates to MAGKIILVTGGARSGKSTFAERYAAQGNRQVAYIATAQIYDEEMKERVAVHQRRRPAGWTTFEAPYRAELAMAQAVRQADAVLFDCLTLYTSNLLLAPAAPANREERCQSVLGAIDTLLASAKQEHADVIFVSNEVGFGIVPDNALAREYRDVTGLVNQKIAGQADEAYLVVSGLAVELKKIAVGLGEVGFNG; encoded by the coding sequence ATGGCCGGTAAAATTATTTTAGTGACCGGTGGCGCCCGCAGCGGCAAAAGCACCTTTGCCGAACGCTATGCTGCTCAAGGCAACCGGCAGGTGGCTTATATTGCCACTGCCCAGATCTATGATGAGGAAATGAAAGAACGGGTGGCTGTTCATCAACGCCGCCGTCCGGCAGGCTGGACGACATTTGAAGCACCATACAGGGCTGAATTGGCTATGGCCCAGGCTGTCCGGCAGGCGGACGCCGTATTGTTCGATTGTCTGACCCTCTACACAAGTAATCTGCTGCTGGCGCCGGCGGCGCCGGCTAACCGGGAAGAACGCTGCCAGTCTGTGCTGGGGGCGATTGACACCTTGCTGGCCAGTGCTAAGCAGGAGCACGCAGATGTCATTTTTGTCAGTAATGAAGTCGGGTTCGGGATTGTGCCTGATAATGCGCTGGCCCGTGAATACCGGGATGTGACCGGACTTGTCAATCAAAAAATTGCCGGCCAGGCCGACGAGGCTTATTTGGTAGTCAGCGGTCTGGCTGTTGAGTTAAAGAAGATAGCTGTTGGTCTGGGGGAGGTTGGGTTTAATGGCTAA
- a CDS encoding cobyric acid synthase — MAKAIMLQGTSSHVGKSILATALCRIFKQDGQRVTPFKSQNMALNSYVTKTGGEMGRAQVAQAEAAGLEPNVDMNPVLLKPTGNSCSQVIVMGKPVGNMSAQEYHSGYSLTALGVVSECLQRLHRDFDVIVIEGAGGPAEVNLKANDIVNMRIAKLAQAPVLLIADIDRGGALASVVGTLELLDPDERDLVKGIIINKFRGDINLLQPALDFLESKTGKPVLGVIPHLDRLGIDDEDSVSLEDKQQSATSGEIDIAVLRLPKISNFTDFDALGNESDAHVRYVRQGEAIGKPDLIILPGSKNTTEDLLYLRHNGYEQELVRLVKSGTPVVGICGGYQMLGREVQDPDHTESDFDTVMGLGLIDSITVFAADKVTHQVKAAAANHRFLGIGYTGDNLTGYEIHMGRTQFMTPVDAAFTIVTRSGEQVAMPDGAVSADGLVMGTYMHGVFDNDAYRRAVLDALRVRKGLAPLGITQNTEARKAAAYDRLAAVVRQHLNMDLVHQIMNQPTGK; from the coding sequence ATGGCTAAAGCGATCATGTTGCAGGGCACCAGTTCTCATGTTGGCAAAAGTATTTTAGCAACGGCATTATGCCGGATATTTAAACAGGATGGTCAGCGGGTAACGCCATTTAAGTCGCAGAATATGGCCCTTAACTCTTATGTGACAAAAACGGGCGGCGAGATGGGCCGGGCGCAGGTGGCCCAGGCCGAGGCCGCAGGTTTGGAACCTAATGTGGATATGAACCCGGTATTATTAAAACCTACCGGTAACTCCTGTTCGCAGGTCATTGTCATGGGCAAGCCTGTCGGCAATATGTCGGCCCAGGAATATCATTCCGGCTACAGCCTTACGGCCCTGGGGGTTGTAAGCGAATGTCTGCAGCGGCTGCACCGCGACTTTGACGTTATCGTAATTGAAGGGGCCGGCGGGCCGGCAGAGGTTAACCTTAAAGCCAACGATATTGTCAATATGCGTATTGCCAAACTGGCGCAGGCGCCGGTGCTCCTGATTGCTGATATCGACAGGGGCGGGGCCCTGGCGTCAGTTGTCGGGACGCTGGAGTTATTAGACCCTGATGAGCGTGATCTGGTCAAGGGAATTATTATTAATAAATTCCGGGGCGATATTAATTTGCTGCAACCGGCACTGGATTTCCTGGAAAGCAAGACCGGTAAGCCGGTACTGGGCGTTATTCCCCATCTTGACCGGCTGGGTATTGATGATGAGGACTCGGTATCACTGGAGGATAAACAGCAGTCAGCTACAAGCGGTGAAATTGATATTGCCGTATTGCGTCTGCCGAAAATATCAAATTTTACCGATTTTGATGCCCTCGGGAATGAAAGTGATGCGCACGTCAGATATGTGCGTCAGGGAGAAGCGATTGGCAAGCCTGATCTTATCATCCTGCCGGGCAGCAAGAATACGACCGAGGATTTATTATATCTCCGGCACAATGGCTATGAACAGGAACTGGTCAGGCTGGTTAAAAGCGGTACCCCTGTTGTCGGCATCTGCGGCGGCTACCAGATGCTGGGGCGGGAGGTGCAGGACCCCGACCATACTGAATCAGATTTCGATACAGTTATGGGCCTGGGTCTTATTGACAGTATTACTGTTTTTGCGGCTGATAAGGTTACCCATCAGGTCAAGGCCGCGGCAGCCAATCACCGTTTCCTGGGCATTGGCTATACCGGTGACAATCTGACCGGCTATGAAATACATATGGGGCGGACCCAGTTTATGACCCCTGTTGACGCTGCTTTTACCATTGTTACCAGGTCGGGTGAGCAGGTCGCGATGCCTGATGGCGCCGTTTCGGCCGATGGCCTGGTTATGGGTACCTATATGCATGGCGTTTTTGATAATGATGCCTATCGCCGGGCTGTGCTTGATGCGCTGAGAGTCCGCAAAGGGCTGGCGCCGCTTGGAATTACGCAGAATACCGAGGCCCGCAAAGCTGCTGCCTACGACCGGCTGGCTGCTGTTGTCCGCCAGCATTTGAATATGGACCTAGTTCACCAAATTATGAACCAGCCAACCGGTAAGTAG
- the cbiB gene encoding adenosylcobinamide-phosphate synthase CbiB, which yields MTEYVALGAVVIDRFVGDPRTSLHPVVLIGSFIAWLEGRLLNTRHSPGCKRLAGAVLVLGVLTVVYAIAWLAMAALAYLHPWAVYAGGAVLLSFAITPRSLAEAGREIAGYLHHGDMEQARFKVGWIVGRDTGGLNTAEVTRATVETVAENIVDGIISPLFYALIGGVPLACLYRAVNTMDSMVGYKNEKYRDFGMTAARIDDVFNYIPARLTGLLIVIAAALLRYDAGGAWQAIKRDAGKHPSPNSGFAEAAVAGALGVRLGGLNYYGGAASLRAYMGEAKQELQAVHIEQTIRIMYLVTMLFIAGAIAVKSVVA from the coding sequence ATGACAGAGTACGTGGCGTTAGGGGCTGTGGTTATCGACCGTTTTGTTGGCGATCCGCGCACATCCCTGCATCCGGTAGTTCTGATCGGCAGCTTTATAGCCTGGCTGGAGGGCCGGCTACTGAATACCCGCCATTCGCCCGGCTGCAAGCGGCTGGCCGGTGCTGTCCTTGTCCTGGGGGTGCTGACCGTGGTCTACGCAATCGCCTGGCTGGCAATGGCTGCTTTAGCTTACCTCCATCCCTGGGCTGTTTATGCCGGCGGCGCTGTGCTCCTGTCTTTTGCCATAACGCCCCGCAGCCTGGCGGAAGCCGGTCGGGAAATAGCCGGTTATTTACACCACGGCGACATGGAACAGGCCCGCTTTAAGGTGGGCTGGATTGTGGGGCGGGATACCGGTGGACTGAATACCGCCGAGGTCACCCGCGCTACTGTAGAAACTGTGGCTGAGAATATTGTCGACGGTATTATATCACCGCTGTTTTATGCATTGATCGGCGGCGTCCCCCTGGCCTGCCTATACCGGGCAGTCAACACCATGGACTCCATGGTGGGCTATAAAAATGAAAAATACCGGGATTTTGGCATGACAGCGGCGCGGATTGATGATGTCTTTAATTACATACCGGCCAGGCTTACCGGCCTATTAATTGTGATCGCTGCCGCGCTGCTTAGATACGATGCCGGCGGTGCCTGGCAGGCGATTAAGCGGGATGCCGGCAAGCATCCCAGCCCTAACAGCGGTTTCGCCGAGGCCGCTGTGGCCGGAGCGCTGGGCGTCCGGCTGGGAGGACTCAACTATTATGGCGGGGCAGCCTCCTTGCGGGCTTATATGGGGGAAGCTAAACAAGAACTCCAGGCTGTACATATTGAGCAGACGATTCGCATTATGTATCTGGTGACAATGCTGTTTATTGCCGGGGCTATTGCCGTAAAGTCGGTTGTGGCTTAG
- the cobS gene encoding adenosylcobinamide-GDP ribazoletransferase — MNDFFTGLQFLTRIRVIEQTDWSPDSFGRSVKYFTLIGAIIGLILAVINYALSQFLPAHVLAAVIILAEIVLTGGLHCDGFMDTADGVFSGRPRERMLEIMKDSRVGANGVVAFGLLLLLKYSLIVDMTPAMLTSALLVMPVAGRLAMVISITSFPYARPDGMGKAFAQYAGRSTLLIAVIAALVIVLPLGLTAAVSAGAGVLAGVLSARYFAGVLGGLTGDTYGAVTYLTELMALLVFVI, encoded by the coding sequence TTGAACGATTTTTTTACCGGATTACAATTTCTTACCCGCATCCGGGTGATAGAGCAGACCGACTGGTCGCCGGACAGCTTCGGCCGCAGTGTAAAGTATTTCACGCTGATTGGTGCGATTATCGGCTTGATTCTGGCTGTAATCAATTATGCCCTGAGTCAGTTTCTGCCGGCGCATGTATTGGCCGCCGTTATTATTTTGGCTGAGATTGTGCTGACAGGCGGTTTGCATTGTGATGGTTTTATGGATACTGCTGACGGTGTATTTTCAGGGCGGCCGCGGGAGCGAATGCTGGAAATAATGAAAGACAGCCGGGTTGGTGCCAATGGTGTGGTGGCCTTCGGCTTGTTGCTGCTGCTAAAATACTCGCTTATTGTTGATATGACTCCGGCCATGCTTACCTCGGCGCTGTTGGTTATGCCGGTAGCAGGGCGTTTGGCCATGGTGATCAGTATCACATCTTTCCCTTATGCGCGGCCCGACGGTATGGGGAAAGCCTTTGCCCAGTACGCTGGCCGCAGCACCTTACTTATTGCCGTAATTGCCGCGCTTGTGATTGTGCTGCCGCTGGGACTTACGGCAGCAGTCAGTGCCGGTGCGGGCGTACTGGCCGGTGTTTTGTCGGCCCGTTATTTTGCCGGTGTTTTAGGTGGCTTAACCGGGGATACCTATGGTGCTGTCACCTATCTGACCGAGTTGATGGCTTTGCTCGTATTTGTCATCTAG
- a CDS encoding GHMP kinase produces MTIKVKAPGSCGELVQGTINGVNFLITCPVDWYSEVTTVSGGSMAEVRPKTAAAVCKTLEYLRVPAAIGLKVESDLPVGKGMASSSADISAACQAAALAAAATTLTCDEIADIALTIEPTDGVFYPGIIMFDHVQGQIRRCLGQPPPIHIAVFDAGGQIDTLVFNHRADLAALNRAKEPQVMKAVALVAQGLKTGDARLIGQGATLSAVANQQILYKPCLEPMITASNHFGAIGVCAAHSGTVLGVMFSADAMSGHEACIKEICQLCPEVAYLKTVRLIAGGLIITGDDGNER; encoded by the coding sequence ATGACAATTAAAGTTAAAGCGCCTGGCTCATGCGGTGAGCTGGTACAGGGCACAATAAACGGGGTTAATTTTTTGATTACCTGTCCGGTCGACTGGTATTCGGAGGTTACCACCGTTAGCGGCGGCAGTATGGCCGAGGTCCGGCCCAAGACTGCGGCAGCTGTATGCAAGACTTTGGAATATCTGAGAGTACCGGCAGCCATTGGTTTGAAGGTTGAATCTGATTTGCCGGTAGGCAAAGGCATGGCTTCCAGCAGTGCCGATATCAGTGCTGCCTGTCAGGCGGCGGCGCTGGCTGCGGCCGCAACAACGCTCACCTGTGATGAGATTGCCGATATTGCCTTAACCATAGAACCCACCGACGGTGTATTTTATCCCGGGATTATTATGTTTGATCATGTACAGGGACAGATCCGCCGCTGCCTGGGCCAGCCGCCCCCTATCCACATTGCCGTTTTTGATGCCGGTGGCCAGATTGACACCCTGGTTTTTAACCACCGCGCGGATTTGGCTGCTTTAAACAGGGCTAAAGAGCCGCAAGTAATGAAAGCCGTTGCGTTAGTGGCCCAGGGGTTAAAAACCGGTGATGCCCGGCTTATCGGCCAGGGAGCCACTTTGAGTGCTGTGGCTAACCAACAGATTTTGTATAAGCCCTGTCTGGAACCAATGATAACGGCCAGTAATCATTTCGGTGCTATCGGTGTCTGTGCCGCTCACAGCGGGACCGTGCTGGGGGTCATGTTTAGCGCTGACGCAATGTCGGGGCATGAAGCCTGTATCAAAGAAATATGTCAGCTTTGTCCGGAGGTTGCTTATTTAAAGACGGTTCGCCTGATTGCCGGCGGACTTATTATAACAGGAGATGATGGCAATGAGCGCTGA
- the cobD gene encoding threonine-phosphate decarboxylase CobD has protein sequence MSADNQAACFGHGGNVYAWAREHGREPAVVLDYSANINPLGLAPGVRAAISKAVGEVIHYPDAGAVMLKAAISSYYQVNAECITAGNGAVELLYVLTHTLRPQRVLIPAPAFSEYERAARAAGAGIEYAYLSPANNFTLDVAGLSRRLTSIDMVFIGNPNNPTGTLLTVGQLEQILFAAAQSGTIVVVDESFMDFIPGDREYTCRPLLKQYDNLVILHSLTKFYAIPGLRLGFALTQPALTARLHAAKDPWNVNSLAQAAGVAALSDQEYQGRSREIVHYEKDVLYTGLKAIPGTTPLPPAVNYILIRIQQTAARVCQAMAERNILIRDCSNYPGLSPYYIRVAVKLSEQNEKLLTQLEQVLR, from the coding sequence ATGAGCGCTGACAACCAAGCCGCCTGTTTTGGTCATGGCGGTAATGTATACGCCTGGGCGCGGGAACATGGCCGTGAGCCGGCGGTTGTGCTGGATTATAGCGCTAATATAAATCCGCTGGGTTTAGCTCCTGGTGTTCGGGCCGCAATCAGCAAAGCTGTCGGTGAGGTTATTCATTATCCTGATGCCGGGGCGGTAATGCTTAAGGCCGCAATCAGCAGCTATTATCAGGTTAACGCCGAATGTATTACTGCCGGCAACGGTGCTGTTGAATTACTTTATGTGCTGACACATACCCTGCGTCCCCAAAGAGTGCTGATCCCGGCGCCTGCTTTCAGCGAATATGAACGGGCCGCCCGGGCCGCCGGGGCTGGGATTGAATACGCATATTTGTCGCCGGCGAATAACTTTACGCTGGATGTAGCTGGGCTCTCCCGGCGCTTAACAAGCATAGATATGGTGTTTATTGGCAATCCCAATAACCCCACAGGCACGCTGTTGACAGTCGGCCAACTGGAACAGATTTTATTTGCTGCCGCTCAGTCCGGTACAATCGTAGTTGTCGATGAGTCTTTTATGGACTTCATCCCGGGCGACCGGGAATATACCTGCCGGCCGTTGCTTAAACAATATGATAATCTGGTAATACTGCATTCCCTTACAAAATTTTATGCCATCCCTGGCCTGCGGCTGGGGTTTGCCCTTACCCAGCCGGCTTTGACGGCCAGGCTGCATGCTGCCAAAGATCCGTGGAATGTCAATTCCCTGGCGCAAGCCGCCGGTGTGGCAGCGTTATCAGACCAGGAATATCAGGGGAGAAGCAGGGAGATTGTACATTATGAAAAGGATGTTTTATATACAGGCCTGAAAGCTATACCGGGAACCACGCCTTTGCCGCCTGCCGTTAACTACATACTTATCCGGATACAGCAGACTGCTGCCAGGGTGTGCCAGGCTATGGCTGAAAGGAATATTCTGATTCGTGATTGCTCCAATTATCCCGGTCTTTCTCCGTATTATATACGGGTGGCTGTTAAACTCAGCGAACAGAATGAAAAACTGCTTACCCAGTTAGAACAGGTGTTGAGGTGA
- the cobC gene encoding alpha-ribazole phosphatase, whose protein sequence is MTRLIVVRHGQTVWNLERKYQGHSDIALTDTGLNQARAVAERLAEEPVHAVYASDLSRAFKTAECIAAAHSLTVKLVPELREIKFGEWEGLTYEQITERWPGLLGKLWTTPDELEIPGGETFRQLKERSTAAIRQILAAHPGQTVAVVAHGGTIGTILCAILDIHLNHVWRIRQDNTAVNVIDFYEGRPTITLLNCVRHLKAEKAGNLPEVK, encoded by the coding sequence ATGACCAGACTGATAGTAGTGCGGCACGGTCAAACTGTATGGAATTTAGAGCGGAAATATCAGGGACACAGCGATATTGCCCTGACTGATACCGGGCTTAATCAGGCCCGGGCTGTGGCCGAGCGTCTGGCAGAAGAACCTGTTCATGCTGTTTATGCCAGTGATTTGTCCCGGGCTTTTAAGACCGCTGAATGTATTGCCGCGGCCCACAGCCTGACGGTAAAGCTCGTACCGGAATTGCGGGAGATAAAGTTTGGCGAGTGGGAAGGTCTTACCTATGAGCAAATAACTGAGCGCTGGCCGGGTCTGTTAGGCAAGCTATGGACAACGCCGGACGAACTGGAGATCCCGGGGGGAGAGACCTTCCGGCAGCTAAAAGAACGGTCAACTGCCGCCATCCGGCAGATATTAGCCGCCCATCCCGGCCAAACTGTGGCTGTCGTTGCTCATGGCGGCACGATTGGCACCATTTTATGTGCCATACTTGATATTCACCTTAATCATGTCTGGCGTATCAGACAGGATAATACAGCTGTAAATGTCATTGATTTTTATGAGGGCCGGCCTACCATTACCCTGCTCAACTGCGTCCGCCACTTAAAAGCAGAGAAAGCCGGCAATTTGCCGGAAGTCAAATGA
- a CDS encoding peptidylprolyl isomerase, producing the protein MKKAIIEMDKGNVVIELFDKDAPQTVANFEKLINEGFYNGLQFHRVIQGFVAQGGCPNGTGTGGPGYTIPCETKGNPHKHERGSLSMAHRGPNTGGSQFFIVYEPQPHLDGLHTVFGKVIEGMEIVDQINQGNIMNKVTVVEE; encoded by the coding sequence TTGAAAAAAGCAATTATTGAGATGGATAAAGGCAATGTGGTCATTGAGCTGTTTGACAAAGACGCGCCGCAGACTGTTGCTAACTTTGAAAAGCTGATTAATGAAGGTTTTTATAATGGTTTACAGTTTCACCGGGTTATTCAAGGTTTTGTGGCGCAGGGCGGCTGTCCAAACGGCACCGGCACCGGCGGTCCTGGCTACACGATTCCGTGTGAAACCAAAGGCAATCCCCATAAACATGAACGGGGCTCACTGTCAATGGCTCATCGCGGTCCCAACACCGGTGGCAGCCAGTTCTTTATTGTCTATGAACCTCAGCCCCATCTGGATGGATTACATACTGTATTTGGCAAGGTCATTGAGGGTATGGAGATTGTGGATCAAATTAATCAAGGCAACATAATGAATAAAGTAACTGTTGTTGAGGAATGA
- a CDS encoding CoA-binding protein yields MSNTNDTEAMLKNKQWAVVGATDNKEKFGYKIFKALKEAGYDVYPVNPGVDEILGDKCYPALKDLPCVPEVVNVVVPPKVGEQIVNNCCELGIKNVWLQPGANAASVVEQAKNLDLNVVDRCCVLVELRNHK; encoded by the coding sequence ATGAGCAATACTAACGATACCGAAGCTATGCTCAAAAATAAACAATGGGCTGTTGTGGGAGCTACCGATAATAAGGAAAAGTTTGGCTATAAGATATTCAAGGCTTTGAAGGAAGCCGGCTATGATGTGTATCCGGTAAATCCCGGCGTTGATGAGATCCTCGGGGATAAATGCTACCCGGCGCTGAAGGATTTACCCTGTGTGCCTGAAGTCGTAAATGTTGTCGTTCCGCCGAAAGTTGGCGAGCAGATTGTGAATAATTGCTGTGAGCTTGGCATTAAAAATGTGTGGCTGCAGCCTGGAGCTAATGCTGCCAGTGTGGTGGAACAGGCTAAAAACCTTGATCTTAATGTGGTTGACCGGTGTTGTGTATTGGTTGAACTTCGCAACCACAAGTAG